Proteins encoded together in one Macadamia integrifolia cultivar HAES 741 chromosome 8, SCU_Mint_v3, whole genome shotgun sequence window:
- the LOC122085731 gene encoding BAG family molecular chaperone regulator 3-like yields the protein MMRMKTKKTKGMSALNGDLAGGVGGSEVLDWELRPGGMLVQKRDPDSDRVSVAPTIRVKVKYGSSYHEIYVSSQASFGELKKLLTAPTGLHHEDQKLMFKDKERQSNAYLDIVGVKDGSKLVLVEDPISREKRYLEMRKNAKMEKASKSISEISLEVDNLAAQVSALESVISKGGKVAETDVLNLIELLMNQLIKLDGIIADGDVKMQRRMQVKRVQKYVETLDLLKVRNAMSSSNYNGKINGGQMQQQQQQQQKQKHSTGEVAEQMPSPKPKPMLQQQLPRHSTGKISSLRQQSQQPVRHSASGTVVTTQWETFEFDVPASSTSTAGATGTQSQSQKQSPPSKFSWDFFHQ from the exons ATGATGCGAATGAAGACGAAGAAGACTAAGGGCATGTCGGCCTTGAACGGCGACTTGGCTGGAGGTGTCGGTGGATCGGAGGTTTTAGATTGGGAACTTAGACCAGGTGGAATGCTGGTACAGAAGCGGGATCCAGATTCCGATAGAGTCTCTGTTGCACCCACCATTAGAGTTAAGGTCAAATACGGTTCCTCTTATCATGAAATCTACGTCAGTTCTCAAGCCTCCTTCG GAGAGTTAAAGAAGTTATTGACGGCGCCGACAGGGTTGCATCATGAAGACCAGAAGCTGATGTTCAAAGACAAGGAGAGACAATCTAATGCCTATCTGGATATTGTGGGAGTGAAAGACGGATCAAAGCTCGTTCTTGTGGAAGACCCAATTAGCCGGGAAAAAAGGTACCTTGAAATGCGTAAAAATGCTAAGATGGAGAAGGCTTCCAAATCCATCTCGGAAATCAGCTTGGAAGTTGACAATCTCGCAGCCCAG GTATCTGCTCTCGAATCTGTTATATCGAAAGGTGGGAAAGTTGCAGAAACTGATGTGTTGAATCTGATTGAGTTGTTGATGAACCAATTGATCAAATTGGATGGTATAATTGCCGATGGAGATGTGAAAATGCAGAGGAGAATGCAG GTGAAGAGAGTGCAGAAGTATGTCGAAACTCTGGACCTGCTGAAGGTCCGGAACGCCATGTCCAGTAGCAATTACAATGGTAAAATCAATGGCGGTCAAatgcaacagcaacagcaacagcaacagaaacAGAAGCATTCAACTGGGGAAGTGGCAGAGCAAATGCCATCGCCAAAACCAAAGCCAATGCTGCAGCAGCAGCTGCCGAGGCATTCAACGGGTAAAATTTCAAGCCTACGGCAGCAGTCGCAACAACCTGTGAGGCATTCAGCGTCAGGCACAGTTGTGACAACCCAGTGGGAGACATTTGAATTTGATGTACCGGCATCCTCCACATCAACCGCCGGTGCCACCGGCACCCAAAGCCAAAGCCAAAAACAGAGCCCTCCTAGTAAGTTCAGCTGGGATTTCTTTCATCAGTAG
- the LOC122086477 gene encoding dihydrodipicolinate reductase-like protein CRR1, chloroplastic isoform X1 — protein MAALSYPFQPTNCRSTCRIRFRSPISCSFQPSQSNIKVVINGAVKEIGQAAVVAVTKARGMEVAGAVDSHLVGEDIGIICKMEEALEVPVINDLTMVLGSISQSKATGVVVDFTEPSTVYDNVKQATAFGMKSVVYVPRLNLDTVTSLSALCEKATMGCLVAPTLSIGSILLQQAAISASFHYKNVEIVESRPNASELPTPDAVQIANSLSNLGQMYNREDLSTNVLARGQVLGEDGVRVHSLVLPGLPSSTAVHFSGPGEVYSLKHDITDVKCLMPGLLLAIRRVVRLKVTNSFKFPPLFSSIPQPCLNKKFLRVFLLFSSFFNRIWCMAWRSFCRDSIFFSLL, from the exons ATGGCAGCACTGAGCTACCCATTTCAGCCCACAAACTGCAGGAGTACTTGCAGAATTAGATTCAGGTCTCCCATCTCTTGCTCATTCCAACCTTCACAGAGCAACATTAAG GTAGTAATCAATGGTGCAGTCAAGGAAATAGGTCAAGCTGCAGTAGTTGCAGTGACCAAAGCTAGAGGAATGGAGGTTGCTGGTGCCGTGGATTCTCATCTTGTAGGAGAAGATATTGGAATT ATATGCAAAATGGAGGAAGCTCTGGAAGTACCTGTCATAAATGATCTCACCATGGTTCTGGGTTCCATCTCTCAG TCAAAAGCAACTGGGGTTGTGGTCGACTTCACTGAACCTTCCACTGTTTATGACAATGTCAAACAG GCAACAGCCTTTGGCATGAAGAGTGTTGTTTATGTGCCTCGGCTTAACTTAGATACAGTAACTTCGCTATCTGCGTTGTGTGAGAAGGCCACCATG GGTTGTTTGGTGGCCCCTACATTGTCTATTGGATCTATACTCCTCCAGCAAGCTGCCATTTCAGCATCCTTCCATTACAAAAATGTAGAAATTGTTGAATCAAGGCCAAATGCTTCA GAGCTTCCAACACCAGATGCAGTTCAGATTGCCAACAGTCTTTCTAATCTTGGCCAGATGTACAATAGGGAAGATCTTTCAACAAATGTTTTG GCAAGGGGTCAAGTTCTGGGAGAAGATGGAGTCCGCGTTCACAGCTTGGTCCTTCCAGGGCTTCCCTCCAGCACAGCGGTTCACTTCTCTGGGCCAGGGGAG GTTTATTCTCTTAAGCACGATATAACAGACGTAAAGTGCCTTATGCCAGGCCTACTACTGGCCATCAGGAGAGTAGTGCGGCTCAAGGTAACCAATAGCTTCAAATTTCCTCCCCTGTTCTCTTCAATTCCTCAGCCCTGTTTGAACAAGAAGTTTTTAAGGGTCTTTCTcctgttttcttctttcttcaacaGAATCTGGTGTATGGCTTGGAGAAGTTTCTGTAGAGACTCAATCTTCTTCAGCCTCCTTTAA
- the LOC122086476 gene encoding lysophospholipid acyltransferase 1-like: MELEMESMASAIGVSVPVLRFLLCFVATIPVGFIRRFVPGTLPKHIYAAVSGALLSYLSFGFSSILHFLVPMLIGYFSMVFFRRRCGLITFIAGFGYLIGCHVHYMSGDAWKEGGIDATGALMVLTLKVISCAINCNDGILKEEGLREVQKKNRLLRVPSLIEYFGYCLCCGSHFAGPVYEMKDYLDWTEQKGIWSYVGEVSPPSPYGAVIRALIQAAVCMGLYLYLVPHFPLSRFIDPVYQEWGFWRRLSYQYMAGFTARWKYYFIWSISEASMIISGLGFSGWSDSSPRKPRWDSAKNVDILGVEFATSAAELPLVWNIQVSTWLRYYVYDRLIQKGKKPGFLQLLSTQTVSAVWHGLYPGYIAFFVQSALMIAGSKVIYRWQQAIPQNMGLIKKMLTFSNFAYTLLILNYSAVGFMVLSMHETIAAFRSVYYIGTVVPFVVLLIGNIIKPARPTRSKARKEQ, translated from the exons ATGGAGCTCGAGATGGAATCCATGGCGTCTGCAATTGGAGTCTCAGTTCCCGTTCTTCGATTTCTTCTCTGCTTCGTCGCCACTATACCGGTAGGCTTTATACGGAGATTTGTCCCGGGAACACTTCCAAAGCATATCTACGCGGCGGTATCAGGAGCTCTTTTGTCTTACCTTTCTTTCGGATTCTCTTCCATCCTTCATTTTTTGGTACCAATGTTGATAGGATACTTCTCGATGGTCTTTTTTCGCCGTCGATGTGGCCTCATCACTTTCATCGCTGGGTTCGGTTATCTCATTGGATG cCATGTACACTACATGAGTGGAGATGCGTGGAAGGAAGGAGGCATTGATGCTACTG GAGCTTTAATGGTGTTAACGCTGAAAGTCATCTCATGTGCAATTAATTGCAATGATGGGATATTGAAAGAAGAGGGCTTGCGTGAAGTACAGAAGAAAAACCGGTTGCTTCGGGTACCTTCTCTGATTGAGTACTTTGGTTATTGCCTCTGCTGTGGAAGTCATTTTGCTGGACCAGTTTATGAAATGAAGGATTATCTTGACTGGACAGAGCAGAAGGGG ATTTGGAGCTACGTGGGGGAAGTTTCACCTCCATCACCTTATGGTGCAGTGATTAGGGCTCTAATTCAAGCTGCTGTATGCATGGGATTGTATTTGTACCTGGTACCACATTTTCCACTGTCCAGGTTTATTGATCCTGTCTATCAGGAATGGGGGTTCTGGAGACGGCTGAGTTACCAGTACATGGCTGGATTTACGGCACGATGGAAGTATTATTTTATCTGGTCAATCTCCGAGGCTTCCATGATCATCTCTGGTCTTGGATTCAGTGGTTGGTCAGATTCTTCTCCCCGAAAACCACGTTGGGACAGTGCTAAAAATGTTGATATTCTTGGTGTTGAATTTGCAACGAGTGCTGCTGAATTGCCCCTTGTGTGGAACATCCAAGTTAGCACTTGGCTGCGTTATT ATGTTTATGACAGACTCATCCAGAAAGGGAAGAAACCTGGTTTCCTTCAATTGCTGTCTACACAGACTGTTAGTGCTGTTTGGCAT GGATTGTATCCTGGGTATATTGCATTCTTTGTTCAATCAGCTCTGATGATTGCGGGTTCTAAAG TTATTTATAGATGGCAGCAAGCTATACCTCAGAATATGGGTCTGATTAAGAAGATGCTCACATTCTCAAACTTTGCATATACGCTACTGATTTTGAATTATTCTGCTGTTGGTTTCATG GTCTTGAGCATGCACGAGACAATTGCTGCATTTAGGAGCGTGTATTACATAGGGACTGTTGTTCCTTTTGTTGTACTCCTCATTGGCAATATCATAAAGCCGGCAAGGCCTACCAGGTCTAAAGCTCGGAAAGAGCAATGA
- the LOC122086477 gene encoding dihydrodipicolinate reductase-like protein CRR1, chloroplastic isoform X2, with translation MAALSYPFQPTNCRSTCRIRFRSPISCSFQPSQSNIKVVINGAVKEIGQAAVVAVTKARGMEVAGAVDSHLVGEDIGIICKMEEALEVPVINDLTMVLGSISQSKATGVVVDFTEPSTVYDNVKQATAFGMKSVVYVPRLNLDTVTSLSALCEKATMGCLVAPTLSIGSILLQQAAISASFHYKNVEIVESRPNASELPTPDAVQIANSLSNLGQMYNREDLSTNVLARGQVLGEDGVRVHSLVLPGLPSSTAVHFSGPGEVYSLKHDITDVKCLMPGLLLAIRRVVRLKNLVYGLEKFL, from the exons ATGGCAGCACTGAGCTACCCATTTCAGCCCACAAACTGCAGGAGTACTTGCAGAATTAGATTCAGGTCTCCCATCTCTTGCTCATTCCAACCTTCACAGAGCAACATTAAG GTAGTAATCAATGGTGCAGTCAAGGAAATAGGTCAAGCTGCAGTAGTTGCAGTGACCAAAGCTAGAGGAATGGAGGTTGCTGGTGCCGTGGATTCTCATCTTGTAGGAGAAGATATTGGAATT ATATGCAAAATGGAGGAAGCTCTGGAAGTACCTGTCATAAATGATCTCACCATGGTTCTGGGTTCCATCTCTCAG TCAAAAGCAACTGGGGTTGTGGTCGACTTCACTGAACCTTCCACTGTTTATGACAATGTCAAACAG GCAACAGCCTTTGGCATGAAGAGTGTTGTTTATGTGCCTCGGCTTAACTTAGATACAGTAACTTCGCTATCTGCGTTGTGTGAGAAGGCCACCATG GGTTGTTTGGTGGCCCCTACATTGTCTATTGGATCTATACTCCTCCAGCAAGCTGCCATTTCAGCATCCTTCCATTACAAAAATGTAGAAATTGTTGAATCAAGGCCAAATGCTTCA GAGCTTCCAACACCAGATGCAGTTCAGATTGCCAACAGTCTTTCTAATCTTGGCCAGATGTACAATAGGGAAGATCTTTCAACAAATGTTTTG GCAAGGGGTCAAGTTCTGGGAGAAGATGGAGTCCGCGTTCACAGCTTGGTCCTTCCAGGGCTTCCCTCCAGCACAGCGGTTCACTTCTCTGGGCCAGGGGAG GTTTATTCTCTTAAGCACGATATAACAGACGTAAAGTGCCTTATGCCAGGCCTACTACTGGCCATCAGGAGAGTAGTGCGGCTCAAG AATCTGGTGTATGGCTTGGAGAAGTTTCTGTAG